The Brachyhypopomus gauderio isolate BG-103 chromosome 1, BGAUD_0.2, whole genome shotgun sequence genome includes a window with the following:
- the kiss1 gene encoding metastasis-suppressor KiSS-1: MLLLTVVLMVSVSLGQTYPSGAYSSHSEDEGGVEEVLRALRGTGDLPGPPASRLSPHLLVNMGLPQLTSALPRRPWWWYLQKPHPEVKRRHDPASYNLNSFGLRYGK; this comes from the exons ATGCTTCTGCTTACTGTGGTACTCATGGTATCAGTTTCACTTGGGCAGACCTATCCCAGTGGGGCCTACTCCAGCCACTCTGAAG atgaaggtggagtggagGAAGTCCTTCGGGCTCTGCGGGGAACAGGTGATCTTCCTGGACCCCCAGCCTCCAGACTTTCGCCCCATCTTCTCGTGAACATGGGCCTCCCACAGCTGACCTCAGCCCTGCCCAGGAGGCCTTGGTGGTGGTACCTGCAAAAGCCTCATCCAGAAGTGAAGCGGAGACATGATCCCGCATCCTATAACCTCAATTCCTTTGGCCTGCGCTATGGGAAATGA